One Bradyrhizobium sp. ISRA464 genomic window carries:
- a CDS encoding MaoC family dehydratase produces MNEVWKKPPVSLETYQGMVGKEIGVSSWHLIDQGRINTYADVIEDHQFIHVDPERARKETAFGTTIAHGFLTMSLMSIMSYEVMPVVEGTAMGVNYGFDKLRFISPVRSGKRVRGRFVLAEATLRKPKELLSRTNVTVEIEGEEKPALVADWLGLIYFS; encoded by the coding sequence ATGAACGAAGTCTGGAAGAAGCCGCCGGTGTCCCTGGAAACCTACCAGGGCATGGTCGGCAAGGAGATCGGCGTGTCCTCATGGCACCTGATCGATCAGGGCCGCATCAATACCTATGCCGACGTGATCGAGGATCACCAGTTCATCCATGTCGATCCCGAGCGCGCCAGGAAGGAAACCGCCTTCGGCACCACGATCGCGCACGGCTTCCTCACGATGTCGCTGATGAGCATCATGTCGTACGAGGTGATGCCGGTCGTCGAGGGCACCGCGATGGGCGTCAACTACGGCTTCGACAAGCTGCGCTTCATCTCGCCGGTGCGCTCCGGCAAGCGCGTCCGCGGCCGCTTCGTGCTGGCGGAAGCCACGCTGCGCAAGCCGAAGGAATTGCTGTCGCGGACCAACGTCACGGTCGAGATCGAGGGCGAGGAAAAGCCCGCATTGGTCGCCGACTGGCTCGGCCTGATCTATTTCAGCTAG
- a CDS encoding AMP-binding protein — protein MTTFQDARAFLLKHRADYDTAVKEFRWPDPAPFNWALDWFDAELARNPDSRDRPALWIVDAASNNETKLSFAELSRRSNQVANFLRAQGLKRGDHLLLLLGNVVPLWETMLAAMKLGVVVIPATTLLTGDELRDRLDRGKAKAVVATQDQVGKFAGLGSDKLVRVVIGATQAADGWLPFEDAAKASESFTPDGPTQADDPMLLYFTSGTTAKPKLVRHSQRSYPVGHLSTMYWIGLQPGDVHLNISSPGWAKHAWSCFFAPWNAGATVFVVNQPRFDAKGLLAIIGRCGVTTLCAPPTVWRLFIQEQLASYKVSLREVCGAGEPLNPEVIDQVKAAWGLTIRDGYGQTETSALAGNSPGQKVKVGSMGRPLPGYRVRVTDNDGHPAREGEVTLLLGADRPAGLMQGYQGDDGKLGGADGDIYRSGDVVFTDDEGYLTFVGRTDDVFKSSDYRISPFELESVLLEHDAVAEAAVVPSPDPIRLAIPKAYVLLVAGVERTPETALSIFKHLHTRLAPFKRIRKLELVTELPKTISGKIRRVQLRRLEHDDNRSDALRGQEFREEEFPELQKVRSSGSES, from the coding sequence ATGACCACATTTCAGGACGCACGCGCTTTTCTGCTCAAGCATCGGGCCGACTACGATACCGCGGTCAAAGAGTTTCGATGGCCTGACCCGGCGCCATTCAACTGGGCGCTGGACTGGTTCGACGCCGAGCTGGCGCGCAATCCCGATAGCCGCGACCGGCCGGCGCTGTGGATCGTCGATGCCGCCAGCAACAATGAGACGAAGCTCTCCTTCGCCGAGCTGTCGCGCCGCTCCAACCAGGTCGCGAACTTCCTGCGGGCGCAGGGGCTGAAGCGCGGCGATCATCTGCTGCTGCTGCTCGGCAACGTCGTGCCGCTCTGGGAGACCATGCTGGCGGCGATGAAGCTCGGCGTCGTCGTGATCCCCGCGACCACGCTGCTGACGGGAGACGAATTGCGCGACCGGCTCGACCGCGGCAAAGCGAAGGCGGTTGTTGCCACGCAGGATCAGGTTGGGAAGTTCGCCGGCCTTGGCAGCGACAAGCTCGTGCGCGTCGTGATCGGCGCGACGCAGGCGGCCGACGGCTGGCTCCCGTTCGAGGACGCCGCCAAGGCGTCCGAGAGCTTCACGCCCGATGGTCCGACCCAGGCCGACGACCCGATGCTGCTCTATTTCACCTCGGGCACCACGGCGAAGCCGAAGCTGGTGCGACACAGCCAGCGCAGCTATCCGGTCGGCCATCTCTCGACGATGTACTGGATCGGGCTGCAGCCCGGCGACGTCCACCTCAACATCTCTTCGCCGGGATGGGCCAAGCATGCGTGGAGCTGCTTCTTTGCGCCGTGGAATGCCGGCGCCACGGTGTTCGTGGTCAACCAGCCGCGCTTCGACGCCAAGGGATTGCTCGCCATCATCGGCCGCTGCGGCGTCACCACGCTCTGCGCGCCGCCGACGGTGTGGCGACTGTTCATCCAGGAGCAGCTTGCGAGCTACAAGGTCTCGCTGCGCGAGGTCTGCGGCGCGGGCGAGCCGCTCAATCCGGAAGTGATCGACCAGGTCAAGGCGGCCTGGGGGCTGACCATCCGTGACGGCTATGGCCAGACCGAGACCAGTGCGCTCGCCGGCAACTCGCCGGGACAGAAGGTCAAGGTCGGCTCGATGGGCCGTCCGCTGCCGGGCTATCGCGTCCGGGTCACCGACAATGACGGCCATCCGGCGAGGGAAGGCGAGGTGACGCTACTGCTCGGCGCTGACAGGCCGGCCGGCCTGATGCAGGGCTACCAGGGCGACGACGGCAAGCTCGGCGGCGCCGACGGCGACATCTATCGCAGCGGCGACGTCGTGTTCACCGATGACGAGGGGTATCTGACCTTCGTCGGCCGCACCGACGACGTGTTCAAATCCTCCGACTACCGGATCTCGCCGTTCGAGCTGGAAAGCGTGCTGCTCGAGCACGATGCGGTGGCGGAGGCCGCCGTGGTGCCGAGCCCGGATCCGATCCGGCTGGCGATCCCGAAGGCCTATGTGCTGCTGGTTGCCGGTGTCGAGCGCACGCCGGAGACGGCGCTGTCGATCTTCAAGCACCTGCACACGCGGCTCGCGCCGTTCAAGCGCATCCGCAAGCTCGAACTGGTCACCGAACTGCCCAAGACGATCTCCGGAAAAATCCGCCGGGTGCAGTTGCGCCGGCTCGAACATGACGATAATCGCAGCGATGCGTTGCGCGGACAGGAGTTCCGCGAGGAGGAATTCCCGGAGCTGCAGAAGGTGCGGTCGTCGGGTTCGGAGAGTTAG
- a CDS encoding D-TA family PLP-dependent enzyme, whose translation MTTPLAAKIAREYGTPCAVIDMDRVERNIARIQAACDAAGVANRPHIKTHKNPTLAQMQIKAGAKGITCQKLGEAEIMADAGIDNILISYNLLGDEKMARLGALQGKANVTVAADNSVVVGDLPKAAASSGRPLSVVVECDTGRKRAGVETPAEAIALAREIAGSKGLTFAGFMLYPTESGWAEAQKFYDEALAGVRAHGLDAAIVSTGGTPNLKNLGKLKGGTEHRFGTYIYNDRMQVAAGVATWDDCALHIYSTVVSRAGPERGILDAGSKTLTTDTGGLDGHGLILEHPEAKIARFAEEHGFLDLSRSNTRPNVGDVVRIVPNHVCVVVNMMDEVVMVRGNEIIGTLPVAARGKLR comes from the coding sequence ATGACCACGCCCCTCGCCGCCAAGATCGCCCGCGAATACGGCACGCCCTGCGCCGTGATCGACATGGACCGGGTCGAGCGCAACATCGCGCGCATCCAGGCCGCCTGCGATGCCGCCGGCGTCGCCAACCGCCCCCATATCAAGACCCACAAGAATCCGACGCTGGCACAGATGCAGATCAAGGCCGGCGCCAAGGGCATCACCTGCCAGAAGCTCGGCGAGGCCGAGATCATGGCAGATGCCGGGATCGACAACATCCTGATCAGCTACAATCTGCTCGGCGACGAGAAGATGGCGCGGCTCGGCGCGCTGCAGGGTAAGGCGAACGTCACCGTCGCGGCCGACAATTCCGTCGTCGTCGGCGATCTGCCGAAGGCCGCGGCAAGCTCCGGCCGCCCGCTCTCGGTCGTGGTCGAGTGCGACACCGGCCGCAAGCGCGCCGGCGTCGAGACCCCGGCCGAGGCGATTGCCCTTGCACGCGAGATCGCGGGATCAAAGGGCCTGACCTTCGCCGGCTTCATGCTCTATCCGACCGAGAGCGGCTGGGCGGAGGCGCAGAAGTTCTACGACGAGGCGCTGGCCGGCGTCCGCGCGCACGGCCTCGATGCCGCGATCGTCTCGACCGGCGGCACGCCGAACCTGAAGAATCTCGGCAAGCTGAAGGGCGGCACCGAGCACCGCTTCGGCACCTACATCTACAACGACCGCATGCAGGTCGCCGCCGGCGTTGCCACCTGGGACGACTGCGCGCTGCACATCTATTCCACCGTCGTCAGCCGCGCCGGCCCCGAGCGCGGCATCCTCGATGCCGGCTCGAAGACGCTGACCACGGATACCGGCGGCCTCGACGGTCACGGCCTGATCCTGGAGCATCCCGAAGCCAAGATCGCGCGCTTCGCCGAGGAGCACGGCTTCCTCGATCTCTCGCGCAGCAACACCCGGCCCAATGTCGGCGATGTCGTGCGGATCGTGCCCAATCACGTCTGCGTCGTCGTCAACATGATGGACGAGGTCGTGATGGTGCGCGGCAACGAGATCATCGGCACGCTGCCGGTCGCGGCGCGCGGCAAGTTGCGCTAG
- a CDS encoding enoyl-CoA hydratase/isomerase family protein, which translates to MNDAAAADGDLIVRREGALGVIRLNRPKAINAMTLEMSEGIDAALDRFEHDPEVAVVLLEGAGERGLCAGGDIRGLYESSKVKGDLGKVFWRQEYIMNARIAKYPKPYVAFMDGLVMGGGVGLSAHGRHRVVTEKTKLAMPEVGLGFFPDVGGTYLLSRTPGELGTYFGLTGTTMNGPDAIYAKFADAVVPSAKLAALREALTQVGPGTTSAAIDGLIGGFATSEASGPVAALQAKIDGWFAHDRMEEIVAALKADGSELAQATLKTLGEKSPRGMVVTLKLLRLARTAATLEECLVREYRAALEVFASDDFREGVRAAVIDKDRNPKWSPPRIEDVTPEMVARYFAEIGADELTFPDSK; encoded by the coding sequence ATGAATGATGCGGCGGCTGCGGACGGCGACCTGATCGTTCGCCGGGAAGGGGCGCTGGGCGTGATCCGGCTCAACCGGCCGAAGGCGATCAATGCGATGACGCTGGAGATGTCTGAGGGCATAGATGCGGCGCTGGACCGGTTCGAGCACGATCCTGAAGTCGCCGTGGTGCTGCTCGAGGGCGCAGGCGAACGCGGGCTGTGCGCCGGCGGCGACATCCGCGGGCTCTACGAGAGCTCGAAGGTGAAGGGAGACCTCGGCAAGGTGTTCTGGCGTCAGGAATACATCATGAATGCGCGGATCGCGAAGTATCCGAAGCCCTATGTCGCGTTCATGGATGGGCTGGTGATGGGCGGCGGCGTCGGACTGTCGGCGCACGGCCGTCACCGCGTGGTGACGGAGAAGACCAAGCTCGCAATGCCAGAAGTCGGCCTCGGCTTCTTCCCCGATGTTGGCGGCACCTATCTGTTGTCGCGCACCCCGGGCGAGCTCGGGACCTATTTCGGCTTGACCGGGACGACCATGAACGGCCCAGACGCGATCTACGCCAAGTTCGCCGATGCCGTTGTGCCGAGCGCGAAGCTCGCGGCGCTGCGCGAGGCGCTGACACAGGTTGGACCGGGCACGACATCGGCCGCGATCGACGGGCTGATCGGTGGATTTGCGACCAGCGAGGCGTCAGGTCCCGTTGCTGCGCTGCAGGCGAAGATCGATGGCTGGTTCGCGCATGACCGTATGGAAGAGATCGTTGCCGCGCTGAAGGCTGACGGATCGGAGCTGGCGCAGGCGACGCTCAAGACGCTGGGCGAGAAGTCGCCGCGCGGCATGGTCGTGACGCTCAAGCTGCTGCGGCTGGCGCGGACTGCCGCGACGCTGGAGGAGTGTCTGGTGCGCGAATATCGCGCCGCGCTCGAGGTATTCGCCAGCGACGACTTCCGCGAGGGCGTGCGCGCCGCCGTGATCGACAAGGATCGCAATCCGAAATGGTCGCCGCCGCGAATCGAGGACGTAACGCCGGAGATGGTCGCGCGTTACTTCGCCGAGATCGGCGCCGACGAACTGACATTTCCAGACAGCAAATAG
- a CDS encoding isobutyryl-CoA dehydrogenase, translating to MQFALNEDQIAVRDMARAFAAEKIAPHALEWDEKKHFPVDVMREAASLGIGGIYIRDDVGGSAMTRFDAALIFEALATGCPTTSAFISIHNMASWMIDAYGNDTQRRKWLPKLCTMEYLASYCLTEPGAGSDAAALRTRAVRDGDHYVLNGQKQFISGAGGTDLLVAMVRTGGDGAGGVSTLVIDGKTPGVSFGANERKMGWNAQPTRAVVFENARVPVENRLGEEGIGFKIAMAGLDGGRLNIAACSLGGAQAALDKALAYMKDRKAFGKRLDEFQALQFKIADMATELEAARTFLWRAAAALDRKDPDAGMLCAMAKRFGTDVGFEVANQALQLHGGYGYLSEYGIEKIVRDLRVHQILEGTNEIMRLIVSRKMIEGAR from the coding sequence ATGCAGTTCGCTCTCAACGAGGACCAGATCGCGGTTCGCGACATGGCACGGGCGTTTGCGGCGGAGAAGATCGCGCCGCATGCGCTCGAATGGGACGAGAAGAAGCACTTTCCTGTCGACGTGATGCGCGAGGCGGCGAGCCTCGGCATCGGCGGCATCTATATCCGCGACGACGTCGGCGGCTCGGCGATGACTCGCTTCGATGCGGCGCTGATCTTCGAGGCGCTCGCGACCGGCTGCCCGACCACGTCGGCCTTCATCTCGATCCACAACATGGCCTCTTGGATGATCGATGCATATGGCAACGACACCCAGCGCCGGAAGTGGCTGCCGAAGCTCTGCACCATGGAGTATCTGGCGAGCTACTGCCTGACCGAGCCGGGCGCAGGCTCGGACGCCGCCGCTTTGCGCACCCGCGCAGTGCGTGACGGCGATCATTACGTGCTCAACGGCCAGAAGCAGTTCATCTCGGGCGCCGGTGGCACCGATCTCCTGGTCGCGATGGTGCGAACCGGCGGCGACGGGGCCGGCGGTGTCTCGACGCTGGTGATCGACGGCAAGACGCCCGGCGTGTCGTTCGGCGCCAATGAGCGCAAGATGGGCTGGAACGCGCAGCCGACCCGCGCTGTCGTGTTCGAGAATGCGCGCGTGCCGGTCGAGAACCGGCTCGGCGAGGAGGGCATCGGCTTCAAGATCGCAATGGCCGGCCTCGACGGCGGCCGCCTCAACATCGCGGCGTGTTCGCTCGGCGGCGCGCAGGCGGCGCTCGACAAGGCGCTGGCCTACATGAAGGACCGCAAGGCGTTCGGAAAGCGCCTCGACGAGTTCCAGGCGCTGCAGTTCAAGATCGCCGACATGGCGACCGAGCTCGAGGCCGCACGCACCTTCCTGTGGCGCGCGGCGGCCGCGCTCGATCGCAAGGACCCGGACGCCGGCATGCTCTGTGCAATGGCCAAGCGCTTCGGCACCGATGTCGGCTTCGAGGTCGCCAACCAGGCACTGCAACTGCACGGCGGTTACGGCTATTTGAGCGAATACGGCATCGAGAAGATCGTTCGCGATCTGCGCGTGCACCAGATCCTCGAAGGCACTAATGAAATCATGCGGCTGATCGTGTCGCGCAAGATGATCGAGGGCGCGCGATGA
- a CDS encoding SDR family NAD(P)-dependent oxidoreductase: protein MAIRFDGRVAIVTGAGNGLGRAHALGLASRGAKVVVNDFGGARDGTGGSLSPAETVVEEIRKAGGTAMADGADVANFEQVTAMVERATKEWGSVDLLCANAGILRDKSFAKLEVADWAKVLDVHLTGSFYCCKAVWAGMRERNYGRIVLTTSSSGLFGNFGQANYGAAKAGMVGLMNVLAEEGRKNNIKVNTISPTAATRMTEELLPPQALALMKPEAITPAVEFLLSEDAPTRTIMGAGAGSFAVIKVLETEGVNLPQSEWTPDAVAAHFNEIGDMSTAKALQGAFEQTQKYVAQAAARAGIKL from the coding sequence ATGGCAATCAGGTTTGACGGACGCGTCGCTATCGTCACCGGCGCGGGCAATGGTCTCGGACGGGCGCATGCGCTGGGGCTCGCCAGCCGCGGCGCCAAGGTCGTGGTCAACGATTTCGGCGGCGCGCGCGACGGCACCGGCGGCTCGCTGTCGCCGGCCGAGACCGTGGTCGAGGAGATCCGCAAGGCGGGCGGCACCGCGATGGCCGACGGCGCCGACGTCGCGAACTTCGAGCAGGTCACCGCGATGGTCGAGCGCGCCACCAAGGAGTGGGGCAGCGTCGACCTGTTGTGCGCCAATGCCGGCATTCTGCGCGACAAGTCGTTCGCCAAGCTCGAGGTCGCCGACTGGGCCAAGGTGCTCGACGTGCATCTCACCGGCAGCTTCTATTGCTGCAAGGCGGTGTGGGCCGGCATGCGCGAGCGCAACTACGGCCGCATCGTGCTGACGACCTCGTCGTCCGGCCTGTTCGGCAATTTCGGCCAGGCCAATTACGGCGCGGCCAAGGCCGGGATGGTCGGACTGATGAACGTGCTCGCCGAGGAAGGCCGCAAGAACAACATCAAGGTCAACACGATCTCGCCGACCGCCGCGACCCGCATGACCGAGGAATTGCTGCCGCCGCAGGCGCTGGCGCTGATGAAGCCGGAGGCAATCACGCCGGCGGTCGAGTTCCTGCTCAGCGAGGACGCGCCGACCCGCACCATCATGGGCGCCGGTGCCGGCTCGTTTGCCGTCATCAAGGTGCTGGAGACCGAAGGCGTCAACCTGCCGCAGTCCGAATGGACGCCCGACGCGGTCGCCGCGCACTTCAACGAGATCGGCGACATGTCGACCGCGAAGGCGCTGCAAGGCGCGTTCGAGCAGACGCAGAAATATGTCGCCCAGGCCGCCGCGCGGGCGGGCATCAAGCTGTAG
- the mmsB gene encoding 3-hydroxyisobutyrate dehydrogenase, protein MANVAFIGLGNMGGPMAANLVKAGHKVTAFDLVAASRDQAKTDGAAIAESGVATVKGADVVITMLPAGKHVLGVWNDVLPAMAKGTLIIDCSTIDVESAKQAHALAAKHGMASVDAPVSGGTGGAKGATLTFMCGGADKAFAAAKPVLEKMGKKIVHCGAAGAGQAAKICNNMILGISMIAVGEAFVLAEKLGLSHQALFDVASTSSGQCWSLTTYCPVPGPVPTSPANNDYKPGFATNLMLKDLTLAQDAARTAGAATPLGQHAQEIYKTFDATGHGGVDFSGIIQHVRSLAGK, encoded by the coding sequence ATGGCAAACGTCGCATTCATCGGATTGGGCAACATGGGCGGGCCGATGGCGGCCAATCTGGTCAAGGCCGGCCATAAGGTGACCGCATTCGATCTGGTCGCGGCGTCGCGCGACCAGGCCAAGACAGACGGCGCCGCGATCGCCGAAAGCGGCGTCGCCACGGTAAAGGGCGCCGACGTCGTCATCACCATGCTGCCGGCCGGCAAGCACGTGCTCGGCGTCTGGAACGACGTTCTTCCGGCGATGGCCAAGGGCACGCTGATCATCGACTGCTCGACCATCGATGTCGAAAGCGCCAAGCAGGCGCACGCGCTTGCGGCCAAGCATGGCATGGCCTCGGTCGATGCTCCCGTGTCGGGCGGCACCGGCGGCGCCAAGGGCGCGACGCTGACCTTCATGTGCGGCGGCGCGGACAAGGCATTTGCTGCGGCAAAGCCCGTGCTGGAGAAGATGGGCAAGAAGATCGTGCATTGCGGCGCCGCCGGCGCGGGGCAGGCGGCCAAGATCTGCAACAACATGATCCTCGGCATCTCCATGATCGCGGTGGGCGAGGCGTTTGTGCTCGCCGAAAAGCTCGGTCTGTCGCACCAGGCGCTGTTCGACGTCGCCTCGACCTCGTCGGGGCAGTGCTGGTCGCTGACGACCTATTGTCCGGTTCCCGGCCCGGTGCCGACCTCGCCGGCGAACAACGATTACAAGCCGGGCTTCGCCACCAACCTGATGCTGAAGGACCTGACGCTGGCGCAGGACGCGGCCAGGACCGCCGGGGCGGCGACGCCGCTCGGCCAGCATGCGCAGGAGATCTATAAGACCTTCGACGCAACCGGCCATGGCGGGGTCGACTTTTCCGGGATTATCCAGCACGTTCGGAGCCTCGCTGGAAAGTAG
- a CDS encoding MFS transporter, producing MTISDVTKLSPARPVSVRPLIWIGAITTGTVVTNLFAPQILVGLMGRSLGMTAFQAGLISTLTLLGYALGLLLLVPLVDLVENKRLILRTLACAIVAALGTALSPTPVVLLAATFVLGASCAAIQMVVPLVASMVAPERRGQAIGDVMSGLMIGILVSRPAASLIADARNWRGYYVTSAILMIVLTAALARYLPTLKPAAATSYGALLRSFPRLLREEPVLRVRAWTAALVMASFTAFWAAIALRLPDAPFNLDARGIALFALIGVAGALATPLAGRWGDRGLARPMLIGSHLLIIASLALCAWAAMLESRIAALVVLSAGTILLDLGITTDQTLGRRAVNLLRPEARGRINGLFVALFFIGGAIGAAAASVAWSLGGWTMVCVVAGAFGVLGVVTDLATRTGSS from the coding sequence ATGACCATCTCCGACGTCACCAAGCTCTCCCCGGCGCGCCCCGTCTCCGTGCGCCCCCTGATCTGGATCGGCGCCATCACGACCGGCACCGTCGTCACCAACCTGTTCGCGCCGCAAATCCTGGTCGGGCTGATGGGTCGTTCGCTCGGCATGACCGCCTTCCAGGCCGGCCTGATCTCGACGCTGACGCTGCTCGGCTACGCGCTCGGCCTGCTGCTGCTGGTACCGCTGGTCGATCTCGTCGAGAACAAGCGGCTGATCCTGCGCACGCTGGCTTGCGCGATCGTGGCCGCGCTGGGCACGGCCCTCTCACCGACGCCCGTTGTCCTGCTCGCCGCAACCTTCGTTCTCGGCGCGTCCTGCGCCGCGATCCAGATGGTGGTACCGCTCGTCGCCTCCATGGTGGCGCCGGAACGCCGCGGCCAGGCGATCGGCGACGTCATGAGCGGATTAATGATCGGCATCCTGGTGTCGCGCCCGGCGGCGAGCCTGATCGCGGATGCCAGGAACTGGCGCGGCTATTACGTCACCTCGGCCATCCTGATGATCGTGCTCACCGCGGCGCTGGCCCGCTATCTGCCGACGCTCAAGCCCGCAGCCGCCACGAGCTACGGCGCATTGCTGCGCTCCTTTCCAAGGCTGCTGCGGGAGGAACCGGTGCTGCGCGTGCGCGCCTGGACCGCGGCGCTGGTGATGGCATCCTTCACTGCGTTCTGGGCGGCCATCGCATTGCGCCTGCCGGATGCGCCGTTCAATCTCGACGCCAGGGGGATCGCCCTGTTCGCACTGATCGGCGTCGCAGGCGCCCTGGCGACACCGCTCGCCGGCCGATGGGGCGACCGCGGCCTCGCGCGGCCGATGCTGATCGGCTCGCATCTTCTGATCATCGCATCGCTGGCGCTATGCGCCTGGGCCGCCATGCTGGAATCCCGCATCGCCGCGCTGGTCGTGCTGAGCGCCGGCACCATCCTGCTCGATCTCGGCATCACCACCGATCAGACGCTAGGGCGGCGCGCGGTCAACCTGCTGCGGCCGGAGGCGCGCGGCCGGATCAATGGGCTGTTCGTGGCGCTGTTCTTCATCGGTGGTGCCATCGGCGCAGCGGCCGCCTCGGTCGCCTGGAGCCTCGGCGGCTGGACGATGGTGTGCGTGGTGGCCGGAGCCTTCGGCGTGCTCGGCGTCGTCACCGATCTCGCCACCAGGACCGGCTCGTCATGA
- a CDS encoding LysR family transcriptional regulator, giving the protein MNTHDLVAFVAVVETGSIVAASARLNLTQPGVTRRIQNLEEMLGAQLLDRLSKPLKPTPAGYEAYEQGRRLLRMLDDLKSGVANDGVVRGEFRLGLTPFLSEAGLTGPLDAVRAEFPALAVRVVSGWSPHHVEAVSRNELDAAAICLPDGTAPPADLLADDLGAQPVVFVVARDMKMPKSVDLECLSRMGWVINQDGCGFRQTLKRHFDAAHLPFTVAVEALDSELRLSLVARGLGIGLVTPVALKRSPIRNRLKIVRIEDFNPAVRAWIVHRPPAGRLTRPIEVFREALNQELQALVRG; this is encoded by the coding sequence ATGAACACGCATGACCTTGTCGCATTCGTCGCGGTGGTGGAGACCGGATCGATCGTCGCGGCGTCGGCGCGGCTGAATCTCACCCAGCCCGGCGTGACACGGCGGATCCAGAATCTAGAGGAGATGCTGGGCGCGCAACTGCTGGACCGGCTGTCGAAGCCGTTGAAGCCGACGCCGGCCGGATACGAGGCCTACGAGCAGGGCCGCCGCCTGTTGCGCATGCTCGACGATCTCAAGTCCGGCGTTGCAAATGACGGCGTGGTGCGCGGCGAGTTCAGGCTCGGCCTGACGCCGTTCCTGTCGGAGGCGGGGCTCACGGGCCCGCTCGATGCCGTGCGCGCCGAATTTCCCGCGCTCGCCGTGCGCGTCGTCTCCGGCTGGTCGCCGCATCACGTGGAGGCTGTCTCGCGCAACGAGCTCGATGCGGCGGCGATCTGCCTGCCTGACGGCACTGCTCCGCCGGCAGATCTACTTGCCGACGATCTCGGCGCGCAGCCGGTGGTGTTCGTCGTCGCGCGTGACATGAAGATGCCGAAGTCGGTCGACCTCGAATGTCTGTCCCGCATGGGCTGGGTGATCAATCAGGATGGTTGCGGCTTTCGCCAGACGCTGAAGCGCCACTTCGATGCGGCGCATCTGCCATTCACGGTCGCAGTCGAGGCGCTAGACAGCGAGCTGCGCTTGTCGCTCGTGGCGCGCGGCCTCGGCATTGGCCTCGTGACTCCGGTGGCGCTGAAGCGGAGCCCGATCCGCAACCGGCTCAAGATCGTCAGGATCGAGGATTTCAACCCGGCGGTCCGCGCCTGGATCGTGCACCGTCCCCCGGCCGGACGGCTGACGCGGCCGATCGAGGTGTTTCGCGAGGCGCTGAATCAGGAGCTGCAGGCGCTCGTACGAGGGTAA
- a CDS encoding TIGR03862 family flavoprotein — translation MSPSPAKHVAVIGAGPAGLMAAEVLAADGAEVTVYDAMPSAGRKFLMAGRGGLNLTHSEPLPDFLARYREAMPHLKAAVEVFPPDALRAWCEALGQPTFVGTSGRVFPKAFKASPLLRAWLRRLDAAGVRFAFRHRWVGWDEAGGLLFGTPDGQRVVHADAAVLALGGGSWPRLGSDGAWTEILAAKGVSVAPIKPANSGFTVAWSDIFCDRFEGQPLKGVALTVGAHTVRGEAIITRAGIEGGAIYALSVDLRDAVLAAGTATLHVALRPDVATSELAARLSVPKGKQSLSNFLRKAAQLSPVGIGLLQEAAAIAGRPLASLPPADLAGMINAVPIRITGMAPIARAISSAGGIRFDELDDHFMLRRLPGLFAAGEMLDWEAPTGGYLLQASFATGVAAGKGALRWLDL, via the coding sequence ATGTCGCCGTCTCCCGCCAAACACGTCGCCGTCATCGGAGCCGGCCCCGCCGGCCTGATGGCGGCCGAGGTGCTTGCGGCTGATGGTGCGGAAGTTACCGTCTACGACGCGATGCCGTCGGCCGGCCGCAAATTCCTGATGGCCGGCCGCGGCGGGCTCAATCTCACCCACTCTGAACCGCTGCCGGATTTCCTCGCGCGCTATCGCGAGGCGATGCCGCACCTGAAGGCCGCGGTCGAGGTGTTTCCGCCTGACGCCTTGCGCGCGTGGTGCGAGGCGTTGGGACAGCCGACCTTCGTCGGCACCAGTGGCCGCGTCTTCCCCAAGGCGTTCAAGGCGTCGCCGCTGTTGCGCGCCTGGCTGCGGCGGCTTGATGCCGCCGGTGTCCGGTTCGCGTTCCGCCATCGCTGGGTCGGATGGGACGAGGCGGGCGGACTGCTGTTCGGTACGCCTGATGGTCAACGCGTGGTCCATGCCGACGCAGCCGTGCTCGCGCTCGGCGGTGGGAGCTGGCCGCGGCTTGGGTCCGACGGCGCGTGGACGGAAATTCTCGCGGCGAAGGGCGTATCCGTTGCGCCGATAAAGCCGGCCAACTCCGGATTCACCGTCGCCTGGTCCGATATTTTCTGCGACCGCTTCGAAGGCCAGCCGCTCAAGGGCGTCGCATTGACGGTCGGCGCGCACACGGTGCGTGGCGAGGCCATCATCACCCGCGCCGGCATCGAAGGCGGCGCCATCTACGCGCTATCGGTGGACCTGCGCGATGCAGTGCTGGCGGCTGGAACGGCAACGCTTCATGTGGCGCTGCGGCCCGATGTTGCGACCAGCGAATTGGCCGCGCGGCTGTCGGTGCCGAAGGGCAAGCAATCCTTGTCCAACTTCCTGCGCAAGGCCGCGCAGCTCTCGCCCGTCGGCATCGGGCTGTTGCAGGAGGCCGCAGCCATCGCCGGCCGGCCGCTGGCGTCGCTGCCGCCGGCCGATCTCGCCGGGATGATCAATGCAGTGCCGATCCGGATCACCGGCATGGCGCCGATCGCGCGCGCGATCTCGAGCGCCGGCGGGATCAGGTTCGACGAGCTCGACGATCATTTCATGCTGCGCCGGCTGCCCGGCTTGTTCGCCGCCGGGGAGATGCTCGACTGGGAAGCGCCGACCGGCGGCTATCTGTTGCAGGCCTCGTTCGCAACCGGCGTTGCCGCAGGCAAGGGCGCGCTCAGGTGGCTCGATTTGTAG